One genomic window of Undibacterium cyanobacteriorum includes the following:
- a CDS encoding peptidylprolyl isomerase, which yields MSTTRIAPQLLKLSLLLATAFALHSSASAGVAIDKAANTADDKQWRALDPEQTLVIDTNKGRMIIEMRPEMAPKAIERIKLVTREKIYDGLQFHRVIAKFVAQTGNPNNKDGGGTSHPNLAGEMMFRLPYQSVSNFAAHSSDASTGFIGSVPFQSLPMADAIARNNGNLRSWGAHCTGVAGMGRNEPRDSANSELYFMLDASRRLDRDYTVFGRVVIGLDVLMSIKFGEPPSDPDIMKQVRILSDIPANERPQVLVASETAMKQLIDQTREKKGADFSICDVPIPAKVIPAK from the coding sequence ATGTCCACCACCCGCATCGCACCGCAACTGCTCAAACTTAGTTTGTTATTGGCTACAGCATTTGCCTTGCACTCCAGTGCAAGCGCCGGCGTTGCAATCGATAAAGCAGCAAACACGGCCGACGATAAGCAATGGCGGGCATTAGACCCTGAACAAACGCTAGTGATTGACACCAACAAAGGTCGCATGATTATCGAAATGCGACCAGAGATGGCGCCCAAGGCCATCGAAAGAATTAAGCTAGTCACGCGTGAAAAAATCTACGATGGACTGCAGTTCCACCGCGTGATTGCCAAGTTCGTCGCTCAAACCGGCAATCCCAATAACAAAGATGGCGGCGGTACCAGCCATCCTAATTTGGCAGGCGAAATGATGTTCCGTTTGCCGTACCAAAGTGTCTCCAACTTCGCCGCGCATAGTAGTGATGCCAGCACTGGTTTCATTGGTAGCGTGCCGTTTCAATCGCTACCCATGGCCGATGCGATTGCGCGTAACAATGGCAATCTCCGAAGTTGGGGTGCGCATTGCACCGGCGTGGCTGGCATGGGGCGCAATGAACCGCGTGACTCAGCCAACAGCGAACTGTATTTCATGCTCGATGCCTCGCGTCGCCTCGACCGCGATTACACGGTATTTGGACGTGTGGTGATTGGTCTCGATGTCTTAATGAGCATTAAGTTCGGTGAGCCACCAAGCGATCCCGACATCATGAAGCAAGTACGGATTTTGTCAGACATCCCGGCCAATGAACGCCCACAAGTCCTCGTTGCTTCCGAAACGGCGATGAAACAATTAATCGATCAAACCCGTGAAAAGAAGGGCGCCGACTTTTCTATTTGTGATGTGCCTATCCCAGCCAAAGTAATCCCTGCTAAATAA
- a CDS encoding CPBP family intramembrane glutamic endopeptidase, with the protein MARGIELYANREPQHKRTWTLAAIILILVFFIVGEILGGLLIHIPGMRDVFPKSTWQSEFFQLVFVFGFGALLCFAWVKFFERRSLATIGFISNGSRLYGRGLLLGFGFISTVVGSIYLLGGYQIEASGIAYNFSLGSLMALVFLFLGFVVQGATEEIFMRGWLFQLLTSRYGVTVGIVGNMLMFSALHAGNIKMSTELLIGLFNIVLVAILLSLYAWKEGSLWGVCAWHSAWNWLLGVGFGLEVSGQNLKVVPLFIDLKNADNTPVWLNGGAFGPEASVVTSVILVLGIVYFGTRKSHGKVFSVPGEIAVDIKPAEQA; encoded by the coding sequence ATGGCACGTGGTATCGAACTCTACGCAAACCGAGAACCGCAACATAAACGCACTTGGACTTTGGCGGCGATCATTCTCATTCTCGTCTTTTTCATCGTAGGTGAAATTCTGGGTGGACTACTCATCCACATTCCAGGCATGCGTGATGTTTTCCCAAAGTCGACTTGGCAGAGTGAATTCTTTCAACTCGTATTTGTATTTGGTTTCGGAGCTTTACTCTGCTTCGCTTGGGTGAAGTTTTTCGAAAGACGCAGCCTAGCGACAATTGGTTTTATTTCGAATGGTTCGCGCTTGTATGGACGAGGCCTCTTGCTCGGTTTCGGTTTTATCAGCACAGTGGTTGGCAGCATCTACCTCTTAGGTGGCTACCAAATTGAAGCATCAGGCATTGCTTATAACTTCTCACTAGGTTCCCTGATGGCCTTGGTCTTCCTTTTCTTGGGTTTTGTAGTGCAAGGTGCGACCGAAGAAATTTTCATGCGTGGTTGGTTGTTTCAATTATTAACTTCACGCTATGGCGTGACGGTCGGTATCGTCGGCAATATGTTGATGTTCTCGGCACTCCATGCCGGCAATATCAAGATGTCGACCGAACTCTTGATCGGTTTATTCAATATCGTTCTGGTCGCCATCCTCCTGAGTTTATACGCCTGGAAAGAAGGTAGTTTGTGGGGCGTTTGTGCATGGCATAGCGCATGGAATTGGTTGCTTGGTGTTGGCTTCGGTTTAGAGGTCAGTGGTCAGAACTTGAAAGTCGTTCCACTTTTTATCGACCTCAAAAATGCCGATAACACACCAGTGTGGCTCAATGGCGGCGCCTTTGGTCCTGAAGCGAGTGTTGTGACCTCAGTGATCTTGGTGCTCGGCATCGTTTATTTTGGTACGCGTAAGAGCCACGGCAAAGTATTCAGTGTTCCTGGTGAAATTGCTGTCGACATTAAACCTGCAGAACAGGCATAA
- a CDS encoding sulfite reductase subunit alpha gives MTSATHSNIPPQSTHETLASSPATELAAQARSQIILMSLSLLMSLAFSVLPLDSFFNAATIRGLIAISLTIAFMRFTRWSLLRHKIKHEHSSALKLARQATTAIIDQSNAAQTITVVFASQTGYAEQLAELSYASLSKAEQTSLRIEICDIKDLDLRQQPENSRLLLIASTTGEGDAPDSAATIMATLAEDDLDLSRLSYAILALGDRHYQAFCAFGHALDRALQGRGAQRIFETIEVDDGNEAALQQWQNQLAQLTGQTKVEAWQNAAYQQWTLVERQQLNIGSLGAPIMWLRLKAPVDVKDVDTWQAGDIVEVFPGPAEQAKHSSSSTPAHREYSIASVPSDGFLELVVRQAYQADGSPGLASTWLNTQASLGAPIAARIRSNRSFHEPDPHHPMILIGNGTGIAGLRAHLKQRQVQHAQQNWLIFGERQREYDFLFKNELEAMQENGYLNRLDLAFSRDQTTRVYVQDKLREAGTELQAWIDNGAAIYVCGSLQGMAAEVDQALRDILGDAGVDQLREQGRYRRDVY, from the coding sequence ATGACTTCTGCCACTCATTCCAACATTCCCCCACAATCCACGCACGAGACATTGGCCTCCAGCCCGGCGACCGAGCTCGCGGCACAAGCACGGTCACAGATCATCCTCATGAGCTTGTCGCTACTGATGAGTCTGGCTTTTTCTGTGCTCCCCTTGGATTCGTTTTTTAACGCCGCGACCATCCGTGGTTTGATCGCGATCAGCTTAACGATTGCCTTCATGCGTTTCACCCGTTGGTCGCTGCTGCGCCATAAAATAAAACACGAACACAGCTCTGCCTTAAAGCTCGCACGACAAGCGACCACAGCCATCATTGATCAATCGAATGCTGCACAGACCATCACCGTTGTATTCGCCAGTCAAACCGGCTATGCCGAACAGCTTGCCGAACTCAGTTACGCGAGTTTATCGAAGGCCGAACAGACCTCGCTTCGCATCGAGATCTGTGACATCAAAGATCTCGATTTACGTCAGCAGCCAGAGAACAGCCGATTGCTGTTGATTGCCAGCACCACTGGCGAAGGCGATGCACCTGATAGCGCCGCTACCATCATGGCGACACTGGCCGAAGACGACCTCGATTTGTCGAGACTCTCATACGCGATATTGGCTTTAGGCGATCGTCACTACCAAGCATTCTGTGCCTTTGGTCATGCGCTCGATCGCGCTTTGCAAGGCCGAGGCGCTCAGCGCATATTTGAAACGATCGAAGTCGATGATGGCAATGAAGCGGCGCTTCAGCAATGGCAAAACCAATTAGCACAGCTGACAGGACAAACCAAGGTCGAGGCGTGGCAGAACGCAGCTTACCAACAGTGGACCTTGGTCGAACGTCAGCAATTAAACATCGGCAGCCTCGGCGCACCGATTATGTGGTTACGTTTGAAAGCGCCAGTTGATGTGAAGGATGTCGACACTTGGCAAGCCGGCGATATCGTCGAAGTATTTCCGGGTCCCGCAGAGCAAGCCAAACACAGCTCATCCAGCACACCAGCGCATCGCGAGTATTCAATCGCTTCCGTGCCCAGCGACGGCTTCCTTGAACTCGTCGTGCGTCAGGCCTATCAAGCCGATGGCAGCCCAGGTCTGGCCTCGACGTGGCTCAATACCCAAGCGTCGCTCGGCGCTCCGATTGCCGCACGCATACGCAGCAACCGTAGTTTTCACGAGCCCGACCCACACCATCCTATGATCTTGATCGGCAATGGCACTGGGATCGCCGGCTTGCGCGCCCATTTAAAACAACGTCAGGTGCAACATGCACAGCAGAACTGGTTGATCTTTGGTGAGCGTCAACGCGAGTATGATTTCTTGTTCAAGAACGAACTGGAGGCCATGCAAGAAAATGGCTATCTAAATCGACTCGATCTCGCTTTTTCTCGCGATCAAACGACGCGCGTCTACGTCCAAGATAAATTGCGCGAGGCTGGCACAGAACTTCAAGCATGGATCGATAATGGCGCCGCCATTTATGTGTGTGGTAGCTTACAAGGAATGGCGGCCGAGGTTGATCAGGCTTTGCGAGATATCCTCGGTGACGCTGGCGTAGACCAACTACGTGAGCAAGGACGTTATCGTCGAGACGTTTATTAA
- a CDS encoding FAD:protein FMN transferase yields the protein MQASETSSGIQQASMPLDSDRRVLLPLALENLEAPPEESDYVNLHGLSMGTSWQVQLYLPPDQGHNTTIEARIHELQQGIQAQLDLVVAQMSPWENDSDLMRFNRAEAGTWHKLPQAFCEVLEHALFLAEQTQGAYDPSIGHLADLWGFGAAGKVASCPSRKEIQAAVAMTNWRSLRYRKDPDNLHGHCYQAGGIHLDLCSTAKGYGVDLVARYLRSKKIPSYLIEVGGELRGWGMKPDYQPWWVELENPPGQPQNAQHEQKIHDADIVALHGLSIASSGDYRRYFEVDQQRFSHTIDPRTGYPVQHGLCSVTVLHPECMIADALATAISVLGPDQGLAYAQSLQVAARLVVREFDQHGAAHYRESFSPAYLRMLDETSELDETVNASDDRTKIPALDS from the coding sequence ATGCAAGCTAGTGAAACTTCCAGCGGCATACAACAGGCGTCGATGCCTCTAGATTCCGATCGACGCGTGCTGTTGCCGCTCGCTTTGGAGAATCTGGAAGCACCGCCTGAGGAAAGTGATTACGTCAACTTGCATGGACTCAGCATGGGAACCAGCTGGCAGGTACAACTCTATCTGCCACCTGATCAAGGGCACAACACTACGATTGAAGCGCGCATTCACGAACTACAACAAGGCATTCAAGCGCAGCTTGATTTGGTGGTCGCGCAAATGAGTCCGTGGGAAAACGATTCAGATTTGATGCGTTTCAATCGCGCTGAGGCTGGCACTTGGCACAAGCTTCCACAGGCATTCTGTGAGGTGCTCGAGCATGCCTTATTCCTCGCCGAGCAGACGCAAGGTGCGTATGACCCAAGCATCGGTCATCTTGCCGATCTGTGGGGATTTGGTGCAGCGGGCAAAGTGGCGAGCTGTCCAAGCAGGAAAGAAATTCAGGCAGCCGTCGCAATGACCAACTGGCGCAGCCTCCGCTATCGAAAAGACCCGGACAATCTTCACGGGCACTGTTACCAAGCTGGAGGCATCCATCTCGACCTGTGCTCAACGGCGAAGGGTTATGGTGTCGATCTGGTAGCGCGTTATTTGCGATCTAAGAAGATTCCGTCTTATCTGATCGAAGTGGGTGGTGAATTACGCGGTTGGGGCATGAAACCTGACTATCAGCCTTGGTGGGTTGAGCTCGAAAATCCACCGGGCCAGCCGCAAAACGCCCAGCACGAACAGAAAATACATGATGCGGACATTGTAGCCTTACACGGATTATCCATCGCCAGCTCGGGTGACTATCGCCGCTATTTCGAAGTTGATCAGCAACGCTTTTCACATACCATCGATCCGCGTACGGGCTACCCAGTACAACATGGCTTGTGCAGCGTTACCGTCTTACATCCAGAGTGCATGATTGCCGATGCACTGGCAACCGCCATCAGCGTACTTGGGCCGGATCAAGGACTCGCCTATGCACAATCCTTACAAGTCGCTGCGCGCTTGGTGGTGCGCGAGTTTGATCAGCACGGCGCAGCACATTATCGAGAGAGTTTCAGCCCTGCTTATTTACGCATGCTCGACGAGACGTCTGAGCTCGATGAAACCGTAAATGCAAGCGATGACCGCACAAAAATCCCAGCATTAGATTCATGA
- a CDS encoding DUF4198 domain-containing protein: MDTIKHTLKQTLKQSRLKLTLAALTIVAGSTMLASSAHADRPFILPGMTLNSGNAPLITFDAAVGENVFYFDHNTLSIDNLVITAADGSIVKPEGVALGKLRNSFDLRATLQGTYKVSIVNDFIIANYKENGAPKRWRGTVEAFAKEVPANAEELQVLQAQSRIETFVTNGKPTQTALQATGKGLELGAVSHPNDIVDGEPATFKMLLDGKPAAGIKVTVIPGGARYRQNLGEKNYTTDAEGKFTVQWQGAGMYWMQARANDNKAAISAAKERRASYVATLEVMPQ, translated from the coding sequence ATGGACACCATCAAACACACCCTGAAACAAACGCTCAAACAAAGTCGCCTCAAACTAACGCTCGCCGCACTCACCATTGTAGCTGGCAGCACGATGCTGGCATCCAGTGCACACGCCGATCGCCCATTTATTTTGCCGGGCATGACATTAAACTCAGGCAATGCGCCTCTGATCACTTTTGATGCAGCAGTCGGCGAAAACGTTTTTTATTTCGACCACAATACACTCAGCATCGACAACCTCGTCATCACCGCCGCTGACGGTAGTATCGTCAAACCAGAAGGTGTTGCACTAGGCAAGCTACGCAATAGTTTTGATTTGCGCGCCACGCTACAAGGCACGTATAAAGTCAGCATCGTCAATGACTTCATCATCGCCAATTACAAAGAGAATGGCGCTCCAAAACGTTGGCGCGGTACGGTCGAAGCGTTTGCTAAAGAAGTCCCAGCGAATGCCGAAGAATTACAAGTCTTGCAGGCTCAAAGCCGCATTGAAACTTTCGTGACCAATGGCAAACCCACTCAGACCGCTTTACAAGCCACGGGTAAGGGCTTAGAACTCGGCGCGGTATCGCATCCTAACGACATCGTCGATGGTGAACCGGCGACTTTCAAAATGCTGCTCGATGGTAAGCCAGCGGCGGGCATTAAAGTGACTGTCATTCCTGGCGGCGCACGCTACCGCCAAAACCTTGGTGAGAAAAATTACACCACCGACGCCGAGGGCAAGTTCACGGTGCAATGGCAAGGTGCAGGGATGTATTGGATGCAGGCGCGTGCCAACGACAATAAAGCAGCGATCAGTGCCGCCAAAGAACGTCGCGCTAGCTATGTCGCTACGTTAGAAGTCATGCCGCAATAA
- a CDS encoding DUF2271 domain-containing protein: MQHIQKIIPVAISTFLGSNALAADLIVKVEVPKLDVAEYHKPYVALWIERPDQSLAANLQVWYDVKKKDNAGTKWLKDLRQWWRRTGRELTLPVDGVSAATRVVGEHTLSFAGDSNALAKLPAGDYNLIVEAAREGGGREVVKVPFQWNGKDSVVNAQGNNELGKVSVQVKK; encoded by the coding sequence ATGCAACACATTCAAAAAATCATTCCCGTGGCGATCAGCACTTTCCTCGGTTCGAACGCGTTGGCCGCCGACTTGATCGTCAAAGTGGAAGTGCCCAAATTAGATGTCGCCGAATACCACAAACCTTACGTCGCACTCTGGATCGAGCGTCCAGACCAAAGCTTGGCTGCGAATTTGCAAGTCTGGTATGACGTCAAAAAGAAAGACAATGCCGGCACGAAATGGCTCAAAGATTTGCGTCAATGGTGGCGTCGTACTGGTCGCGAATTGACCTTGCCAGTCGATGGCGTGAGTGCTGCCACACGTGTGGTTGGTGAACATACTTTGAGCTTCGCAGGCGACAGCAACGCGCTCGCTAAATTACCAGCCGGTGATTACAACTTGATCGTCGAAGCAGCACGTGAAGGTGGTGGCCGCGAAGTAGTGAAAGTCCCGTTCCAATGGAATGGTAAAGATAGCGTGGTCAACGCACAAGGGAACAATGAACTGGGCAAAGTCAGCGTCCAAGTGAAGAAATAA